The segment GGGTCTGGGGCTGGTGATGGTGGTCTCGGGCGGCGCGCACGCGCACTGAACCCGTGGCCTGAGCGGCGCCCGGGACGGGCCGCCGCACAGGCGTGACTTCAGCGCACCACGAGCACGGGGATGGTGCAGTGGGTCAGCAGCTTCTGGGTCTCGCTACCCAGCAGCAGGGCCTGGACGCCGCGGCGGCCGTGCGAGGCCATGACGACCAGATCGGCCTCGTTGCGCTCCACATGTTCGATGATGGCTTCCCAGGCATGCAGGGCCTCGACGGTGTGGCCCTCGCAGGGCACGCCGGCCAGCTTGGCGGCGTCCAGCACGGCCTTGACCCGGGTGCTGGCAATGCGTTCCTGGGCGTCGAAGAACTCCTGCGGCGGCGTGGGCTGCATCTCCGACACGGCGCTGTAGGGGAAGGGCTCCTTGACGCTCACGGCATAGAGCTTGGCGCCATGCACCTTGGCCAGGGCGATGGCGGTGTCCACCGCCTTGCTGGTGATCTCGGAGCCGTCGGTGGGGACGACGATGCGCTTGAACATGGCAAACCTCCTTCTCTTGTGGCAGGCCCGGGACCGGGCCCTGGGCTTATCTTGCCGCGAGACGCGAGGCCTGTCTTGCTCTGCGTCAAGCCTTGGCCAAGGGCCGCAGCGGGTCGGCGGACCATTCGCTCCAGGAGCCGGGGTAGAGCTGGGAGCCTAGCAGTCCGGCATGCTCCATGGCCAGGAGGTTGTGACAGGCCGTCACCCCCGAGCCGCACTGGTGCACCACCTGGCCGGCCGGGAAGGGGGGCAGCAGGGCCTCGAACTCCTGGCGCAGCTGCTCGGCGGGTTTGAAGCGCCCGTCCTCCTGCAGATTGAGCTTGAAGAGGCGGTTGCTGGCGCCGGGGATGTGGCCGGCCTGGCTGTCCAGGGGCTCCACCTCGCCGCGAAAGCGCTCGGGTGCGCGGGCGTCGATCAGGCGCAGCTGGCCCAGCCGGGCCTGCAGGGCGTCGGCATCCAGCATGGGCACCAGGGGCGGGGTGGCGCGGAAATCGCCCGGTGCAGGGGCGGCGGGGGCGCCGCCTTCCAGGGCACCACCTTCGGCCTGCCAGGCCTGGCGGCCACCATCCAGCACCGCCACGGCGGCATGGCCCAGCCAGCGCAGCAGCCACCAGGCGCGGGCCGCATACATGCCGCCCTGGGCGTCGTAGCAGACCACCTGACGGCCCGTGCTCAGGCCCAGGCCCGCCAGCTGCTCGGCGAGCCGCTCACGCTCCGGCAGGGGGTGGCGGCCGCGGAAACGGCCCTGGGCATCGGTCTTGGCGCCGCTGAGGTCGCGGTCCAGATGCAGATAGTGGGCGCCGGGCAGGTGGCCCTGGGCATGGGCGCGCTCGCCCGCCTCGGTGTCGGCCAGGTCGAAGCCCACATCCAGCAGCAGGGGCGCGGACGCGCCGTCCAGCTGCTCGCGCAGCGCGGTGGCGGAGATCAGGGTTTGGTAAGCAGGGCTCATGATTCGGTGACGGAGTGTTGGCTGTCCTTGGGGGTGGCGCGGCTGCGCAGCGCGGTGGCCGCCAGGCCGGCGCCGATGATCAGACCCATGCCCAGCAGGGCGCTCCAGGTGATGGCGTCCTTGAACAGGGCCACACCATAGATGAAAGAGAAGACGATGCCCAGGTACTGCAGGCTGGCATTCACCAGGGTGGAGCCGGTGCCGTAGGCCCGGGTCATCATCAGCTGGGCGGTGCTGGCCAGCAGGCCCACCGCCAGCAGCAGGGCCATGCCCCAGAGGCTGTGGTGGGCATGCCAGGCTCCGCTGACGCTGGTGGTCAGCGCACCGGCCAGCACGCCGCCCAGGGAGAAATAGAAGACGATGCGGATCTCGGGCTCGCCGGCCCGGCCCAGGGTGGTGACCTGCAGATAGGCCAGGGCCGAGAGCATGCCCGAAAGCAGGCCGGCCAGGCCGTGCCAGAGCTGCTGCTGCTCCAGCGTGGGCCGCAGGATCAGGGCCACGCCGGCAAAGCCCAGCAGCACGGCGGCCACCAGGCGTCCGTCCACCCGGGCGCTGCCCAGCATGACCGCGCCGCCGAGCAGGAACAGCGCCATCCAGACCGAGGACATGTAGTTCAGGGTCATGGCCGTGGCCAGGGGCAGGCCGCCGATGGAATAGAACCACAGCGAGAGCGCCAGCACGCCCGAGGCGCTGCGCCAGAAATGCATGGCCGGCACCCGGGTGGCCAGGCTCATGCCTTGCTGGCGGGCCAGCAGGGCCATCAGCAGCACGCCCACCAGGCCGCGGTACATGACGATCTCGCTGGCGCTGTAGAACTCGGCCGCCAGCTTGACGCAAACCCCCATGCTGGCGAAGAGGAGGCTGGCGGCGATCATCAGAAAGGGGGCGGGCATGGAGCGATTGTGGCGCCAGCCCCAGCAAAAACGCCCCGGCAGCAGGCTGCGCGGGGCGTTGGGTGTGCGAGTCTCGGTGCGGCTCAGCCGCCGAAGCGCATCTCGCGCCGGTACCACTCGTGGAAGTGCTGCATGCCGTCTTCCATGGGGCTCTGATAGGGGCCGACCTCGTTGTCCCCGCGCTCCATCAGGGCCTTGCGGCCGGCGTCCATGCGCAGGGCGATCTCGTCGTCCTCGATGCAGGTCTCCATATAGGCGGCCTGGTTGGCTTCCACGAAGTCACGCTCGAAGGCGGCGATTTCCTCCGGGTAGTAGAACTCCACAATATTGGTGGTTTTCTGCGGACCCTTGGGGTGCAAAGTCGAGACCACCAGCACATGGGGATACCACTCGACCATGATGTGCGGATAGTAGGTCAGCCAGATCGCCCCCTGCTTGGGCGGCTGGCCATTGCCGAACTGCAGCACCTGCTCATGCCATTTGGCGTAGGTGTCCGAGCCGGGCTTGGACAGGCCCTTGTGGATGCCCACGGTCTGCACCGAGTGGTGGGTGCCGAACTCCCAGGCCAGGTCCTCGCAGGTGACGAAGTGGCCCAGGCCCGGATGGAAGGGACCGACGTGATAGTCCTCCAGATAAACCTCGATGAAGGTCTTCCAGTTGTAGTCGCACTCATGCACCTGGACCTTGTCCAGCACATAGCCGCTGAAGTCCAGCTCGGCGGCCGGCCCCAGCCGGTCGAGCTGGCCGGCCACATCGTGGCCGTTGTCCTCGAACAGCAGGCCGTTCCACTCGCGCAGCTTGTAGCGGTTCAGGTTCAGGCAGGGATCCTGCTGGAAATGCGGGGCGCCGATCAGCTGACCCTGCAGGTCGTAGGTCCAGCGGTGCAGGGGGCAGACCACGTTCTTGCCGGTGTTGCCCCGGCCCTTGAGCATCACGGCCTGGCGGTGGCGGCAGACGTTGGACAGCAGCTCGATGCCCTGAGCGGTGCGCACCAGGGCGCGGCCTTCGCCCTCCTGGGGCAGGGCGTAGTGATCCCCCACCTCGGGCACGCTCAGGGCGTGGCCGAGGTAGCGGGGGCCATGCTGGAAGATCAGTTCCTGTTCCCTGCGGAACAGATCCTCATCGAAGTAGGAGGTAACGGGCAGCTGTGTCTTGCTGCGTTCAAGCGCCGAGAGAGTGAAGCTCAGGTCGGACATGATCCAAGAGGTTCTCCAAGAAACCAATGTCAACCCCCCGGCAGCCTGGGCATGAGGCGGGGCGCCGGGTTTGTGTCAGGAAGAGGAAATAAAGTCACCGTCGCCGCGAGCGGGCGCGGAGGCGAGGGCGGGATTGTACCCGGGACCCCATGCACGGTTTTGAGGCATCGCAATCGCGCCCCGACGTATGTCCGGGCTTCCCCCTGTGGTGCCGGGCTGACAGGCCCCCATGGGGGCGACAAGAGGCTAGGGGTCTGCCCTACTACAATTGAGTGTTTCGCGTTCTGAAATGACCAAAGCCACCGCCAAGAATGCGTCCCGGGACGCCGTTTCGCCCAGTTACGAGCAAGCGCTCGAGGAACTGGAGCGCCTG is part of the Shinella sp. XGS7 genome and harbors:
- a CDS encoding universal stress protein, whose translation is MFKRIVVPTDGSEITSKAVDTAIALAKVHGAKLYAVSVKEPFPYSAVSEMQPTPPQEFFDAQERIASTRVKAVLDAAKLAGVPCEGHTVEALHAWEAIIEHVERNEADLVVMASHGRRGVQALLLGSETQKLLTHCTIPVLVVR
- a CDS encoding sulfurtransferase; the encoded protein is MSPAYQTLISATALREQLDGASAPLLLDVGFDLADTEAGERAHAQGHLPGAHYLHLDRDLSGAKTDAQGRFRGRHPLPERERLAEQLAGLGLSTGRQVVCYDAQGGMYAARAWWLLRWLGHAAVAVLDGGRQAWQAEGGALEGGAPAAPAPGDFRATPPLVPMLDADALQARLGQLRLIDARAPERFRGEVEPLDSQAGHIPGASNRLFKLNLQEDGRFKPAEQLRQEFEALLPPFPAGQVVHQCGSGVTACHNLLAMEHAGLLGSQLYPGSWSEWSADPLRPLAKA
- a CDS encoding DMT family transporter, whose product is MPAPFLMIAASLLFASMGVCVKLAAEFYSASEIVMYRGLVGVLLMALLARQQGMSLATRVPAMHFWRSASGVLALSLWFYSIGGLPLATAMTLNYMSSVWMALFLLGGAVMLGSARVDGRLVAAVLLGFAGVALILRPTLEQQQLWHGLAGLLSGMLSALAYLQVTTLGRAGEPEIRIVFYFSLGGVLAGALTTSVSGAWHAHHSLWGMALLLAVGLLASTAQLMMTRAYGTGSTLVNASLQYLGIVFSFIYGVALFKDAITWSALLGMGLIIGAGLAATALRSRATPKDSQHSVTES
- a CDS encoding aromatic ring-hydroxylating dioxygenase subunit alpha, with the translated sequence MSDLSFTLSALERSKTQLPVTSYFDEDLFRREQELIFQHGPRYLGHALSVPEVGDHYALPQEGEGRALVRTAQGIELLSNVCRHRQAVMLKGRGNTGKNVVCPLHRWTYDLQGQLIGAPHFQQDPCLNLNRYKLREWNGLLFEDNGHDVAGQLDRLGPAAELDFSGYVLDKVQVHECDYNWKTFIEVYLEDYHVGPFHPGLGHFVTCEDLAWEFGTHHSVQTVGIHKGLSKPGSDTYAKWHEQVLQFGNGQPPKQGAIWLTYYPHIMVEWYPHVLVVSTLHPKGPQKTTNIVEFYYPEEIAAFERDFVEANQAAYMETCIEDDEIALRMDAGRKALMERGDNEVGPYQSPMEDGMQHFHEWYRREMRFGG